The following proteins come from a genomic window of Streptococcus pneumoniae:
- a CDS encoding BglG family transcription antiterminator: MVLDKASCDLLQYLMDQETSKTIMAISKDLKESRRKIYYHIDKINAALGDEALHIISIPRIGIHLTEEQRDACCKLLSEVDSYDYIMSAHERMMIMLLWIGISKERITIEKLIELTEVSRNTVLNDLNSIRYQLTLEQYQVILQVSKSQGYHLHAHPLNKIQYLQSLLYHIFMEENATFVSILEDKMKERLDDECLLSVEMNQFFKEQVPLVEQDLGKKINHHEITFMLQVLPYLLLSCHNVEQYQERHQDIEKEFSLIRKRIEYQVSKKLGERLFQKFEISLSGLEVSLVAVLLLSYRKDLDIHAESDDFRQLKLALEEFIWYFESQIRMEIENKDDLLRNLMIHCKALLFRKTYGIFSKNPLTKQIRSKYGELFLVTRKSAEILEGAWFIRLTDDDIAYLTIHIGGFLKYTPSSQKNMKKVYLVCDEGVAVSRLLLKQCKLYFPNEQIDTVFTTEQFKSVEDIAQVDVVITTNDDLDSRFPILRVNPILEAEDILKMLDYLKHNIFRNKSKSFSENLSSLISSYIVDSKLASKFQEEVQTLINQEIVVQAFLEDI, from the coding sequence AATTTATTATCACATTGACAAAATCAATGCTGCTCTGGGTGACGAGGCGCTTCACATCATTAGTATTCCACGAATTGGTATTCACTTAACGGAAGAGCAGAGAGATGCTTGTTGTAAACTATTATCGGAAGTAGATTCGTACGATTATATCATGAGTGCGCATGAACGTATGATGATAATGTTACTATGGATAGGTATTTCTAAAGAACGTATTACGATTGAAAAATTGATAGAGTTAACAGAGGTATCTAGGAATACTGTTCTCAATGATTTGAATAGTATTCGTTATCAACTAACTTTGGAACAATATCAGGTGATCTTGCAAGTGAGCAAGTCACAGGGATACCACCTTCATGCCCACCCTCTTAATAAAATTCAGTATCTTCAATCGCTTCTATATCATATTTTTATGGAAGAAAATGCCACTTTTGTATCTATTTTAGAAGATAAGATGAAAGAGAGGTTAGATGATGAGTGTTTGCTTTCTGTTGAAATGAACCAATTTTTTAAGGAACAGGTTCCTTTAGTTGAACAAGATTTAGGGAAGAAAATAAACCATCATGAAATAACTTTTATGTTGCAGGTTCTACCTTATTTGCTGTTAAGCTGTCATAATGTTGAACAGTATCAAGAAAGACATCAGGATATAGAGAAAGAATTTTCTTTGATAAGAAAAAGAATAGAGTATCAGGTGTCTAAGAAATTAGGAGAACGGTTGTTTCAAAAGTTTGAAATTTCTTTGTCAGGACTTGAAGTTTCTCTTGTAGCTGTTCTCCTCCTCTCCTATCGTAAAGATTTGGATATTCATGCAGAAAGTGATGATTTTCGGCAATTAAAACTTGCTTTAGAAGAATTTATCTGGTATTTTGAATCACAAATCCGAATGGAGATTGAGAACAAGGATGATTTGTTACGAAATTTGATGATCCACTGTAAAGCCTTGTTATTTAGAAAGACTTACGGTATTTTTTCTAAAAATCCTCTAACAAAACAAATTCGATCCAAGTATGGAGAATTATTTTTAGTCACTAGAAAATCTGCGGAAATTTTAGAAGGAGCATGGTTTATTCGGCTAACAGACGATGATATTGCCTATTTGACGATTCATATTGGAGGATTTTTAAAATATACACCATCGTCTCAAAAAAATATGAAAAAAGTTTATCTCGTTTGTGATGAAGGTGTTGCGGTTTCGAGACTTTTGCTGAAACAATGCAAACTTTATTTTCCAAATGAGCAAATTGACACTGTATTTACAACAGAACAATTTAAGAGTGTGGAAGATATTGCACAAGTTGATGTAGTGATTACTACTAATGATGATTTGGATAGCAGATTTCCGATTTTAAGGGTTAATCCTATCCTTGAAGCAGAAGATATTTTGAAAATGCTAGACTATCTTAAACACAATATATTTCGTAATAAGAGCAAAAGTTTCAGTGAAAATCTTTCTAGTCTTATTTCGTCTTATATTGTAGATAGCAAGTTGGCTAGTAAGTTCCAAGAAGAGGTTCAAACACTTATAAATCAAGAAATAGTAGTTCAAGCTTTTTTGGAAGATATTTGA
- the ulaG gene encoding L-ascorbate 6-phosphate lactonase: MPNVKEITRESWILATFPEWGTWLNEEIEEEVVPEGNFAMWWLGNCGTWIKTPAGANVVMDLWSNRGKSTKKVKDMVRGHQMANMAGVRKLQPNLRVQPMVIDPFAINELDYYLVSHFHSDHIDPYTAAAILNNPKLEHVKFIGPYHCGRIWEGWGVPKERIIVVKPGDTIELKDMKIHAVESFDRTCLVTLPVNGADETGGELAGLAVTDEEMAQKAVNYIFETPGGTIYHGADSHFSNYFAKHGKDFKIDVALNNYGENPVGIQDKMTSIDLLRMAENLRTKVIIPVHYDIWSNFMASTNEILELWKMRKDRLQYDFHPFIWEVGGKYTYPQDQHLVEYHHPRGFDDCFEQDSNIQFKALL; this comes from the coding sequence ATGCCAAACGTCAAAGAAATTACAAGAGAGTCATGGATTTTAGCCACTTTCCCAGAGTGGGGAACATGGTTGAACGAAGAAATCGAAGAAGAAGTCGTACCTGAAGGCAACTTTGCCATGTGGTGGCTAGGCAACTGTGGTACTTGGATTAAGACACCAGCTGGTGCTAACGTTGTCATGGACCTTTGGTCAAACCGTGGAAAATCAACCAAAAAAGTGAAAGATATGGTTCGTGGGCACCAAATGGCAAATATGGCAGGTGTTCGTAAGTTGCAACCAAACTTGCGTGTTCAGCCAATGGTTATCGATCCATTTGCTATCAACGAACTAGACTATTACTTAGTTTCACACTTCCACAGTGATCATATCGACCCATACACAGCTGCAGCAATTCTCAACAATCCTAAGTTAGAGCATGTTAAGTTTATCGGTCCTTACCACTGTGGACGAATCTGGGAAGGATGGGGTGTTCCAAAAGAACGTATCATCGTTGTTAAACCAGGTGACACTATCGAATTAAAAGATATGAAGATTCATGCAGTAGAATCATTTGACCGTACTTGCTTGGTAACTCTCCCAGTGAACGGTGCTGATGAGACAGGCGGTGAACTTGCTGGCTTGGCTGTTACAGATGAAGAAATGGCTCAAAAGGCTGTTAACTATATCTTTGAAACACCAGGTGGAACCATCTATCATGGTGCAGATTCTCACTTCTCAAACTATTTTGCAAAACATGGTAAAGACTTTAAAATTGATGTTGCTTTGAATAACTATGGTGAAAATCCGGTAGGTATCCAAGACAAAATGACATCTATCGACCTTCTTCGTATGGCAGAAAATCTGCGTACCAAAGTCATTATCCCAGTTCACTATGATATCTGGTCTAACTTCATGGCTTCTACTAATGAGATTCTAGAACTTTGGAAAATGCGAAAAGATCGCTTGCAATACGATTTCCATCCATTTATCTGGGAAGTTGGCGGTAAGTACACTTATCCTCAAGATCAACACTTAGTAGAATACCATCATCCACGTGGTTTTGATGATTGTTTTGAACAAGACTCTAACATTCAATTTAAAGCTTTGCTATAA
- the tkt gene encoding transketolase, producing the protein MSNLSVNAIRFLGIDAINKANSGHPGVVMGAAPMAYSLFTKQLHINPAQPNWINRDRFILSAGHGSMLLYALLHLSGFEDVSMDEIKSFRQWGSKTPGHPEFGHTAGIDATTGPLGQGISTATGFAQAERFLAAKYNREGYNIFDHYTYVICGDGDLMEGVSSEAASYAGLQKLDKLVVLYDSNDINLDGETKDSFTESVRDRYNAYGWHTALVENGTDLEAIHAAIETAKASGKPSLIEVKTVIGYGSPNKQGTNAVHGAPLGADETASTRQALGWDYEPFEIPEQVYADFKEHVADRGASAYQAWTKLVADYKEAHPELAAEVEAIIDGRDPVEVTPADFPALENGFSQATRNSSQDALNVVAAKLPTFLGGSADLAHSNMTYIKTDGLQDDTNRLNRNIQFGVREFAMGTILNGMALHGGLRVYGGTFFVFSDYVKAAVRLSALQGLPVTYVFTHDSIAVGEDGPTHEPVEHLAGLRAMPNLNVFRPADARETQAAWYLAVTSEKTPTALVLTRQNLTVEDGTDFDKVAKGAYVVYENAADFDTILIATGSEVNLAVSAAKELASQGEKIRVVSMPSTDVFDKQDAAYKEEILPNAVRRRVAVEMGASQNWYKYVGLDGAVLGIDTFGASAPAPKVLAEYGFTVENLVKVVRNLK; encoded by the coding sequence ATGTCAAATCTATCTGTTAATGCAATTCGTTTTCTAGGTATTGACGCCATTAATAAAGCCAACTCAGGTCATCCAGGTGTGGTTATGGGAGCGGCTCCGATGGCTTACAGCCTCTTTACAAAACAACTTCATATCAATCCAGCTCAACCAAACTGGATTAACCGCGACCGCTTTATTCTTTCAGCAGGTCATGGTTCAATGCTCCTTTATGCTCTTCTTCACCTTTCTGGTTTTGAAGATGTCAGCATGGATGAGATTAAGAGTTTCCGTCAATGGGGTTCAAAAACACCAGGTCACCCAGAATTTGGTCATACGGCAGGGATTGATGCTACGACAGGTCCTCTAGGGCAAGGGATTTCAACTGCTACTGGTTTTGCCCAAGCAGAACGTTTCTTGGCAGCCAAATATAACCGTGAAGGCTACAATATCTTTGACCACTATACTTACGTTATCTGTGGAGACGGAGACTTGATGGAAGGTGTCTCAAGCGAGGCAGCTTCATACGCAGGTTTGCAAAAACTTGATAAGTTGGTTGTTCTTTATGATTCAAATGATATCAACTTGGATGGTGAGACAAAGGATTCCTTTACAGAAAGTGTTCGTGACCGTTACAATGCCTACGGTTGGCATACTGCCTTGGTTGAAAATGGAACAGACTTGGAAGCCATCCATGCTGCTATCGAAACAGCAAAAGCTTCAGGCAAGCCATCTTTGATTGAAGTGAAGACGGTTATTGGATACGGTTCTCCAAACAAACAAGGAACTAATGCTGTACACGGCGCCCCTCTTGGAGCAGATGAAACTGCATCAACTCGTCAAGCCCTCGGTTGGGACTACGAACCATTTGAAATTCCAGAACAAGTATATGCTGATTTCAAAGAACATGTTGCAGACCGTGGCGCATCAGCTTATCAAGCTTGGACTAAATTAGTTGCAGATTATAAAGAAGCTCATCCAGAACTGGCTGCAGAAGTAGAAGCCATCATCGACGGACGTGATCCAGTCGAAGTGACTCCAGCAGACTTCCCAGCTTTAGAAAATGGTTTTTCTCAAGCAACTCGTAATTCAAGTCAAGATGCCTTGAATGTTGTGGCAGCTAAATTACCAACCTTCCTAGGTGGATCAGCTGACCTTGCTCACTCAAACATGACTTATATCAAGACGGATGGACTTCAAGACGATACCAATCGCTTGAATCGTAACATTCAGTTTGGTGTTCGTGAATTTGCAATGGGAACAATCTTGAACGGGATGGCCCTTCATGGTGGACTTCGTGTATACGGTGGAACTTTCTTCGTCTTCTCTGACTATGTGAAGGCAGCTGTCCGCTTGTCAGCCTTACAAGGACTTCCTGTGACTTATGTCTTTACCCATGATTCAATCGCAGTTGGGGAAGATGGTCCGACTCACGAACCAGTTGAGCATTTAGCAGGTCTTCGTGCTATGCCAAATCTAAATGTTTTCCGTCCAGCAGATGCGCGTGAAACGCAAGCAGCTTGGTACCTTGCAGTGACAAGTGAGAAAACACCAACTGCCCTTGTCTTGACACGTCAAAACTTGACTGTTGAAGATGGAACAGACTTCGACAAGGTTGCTAAAGGTGCTTATGTTGTATATGAAAATGCAGCCGACTTTGATACCATCTTGATTGCGACAGGTTCAGAGGTTAATCTTGCTGTCTCAGCTGCTAAAGAATTGGCTAGTCAAGGCGAAAAAATCCGCGTAGTCAGCATGCCATCTACAGATGTCTTTGATAAACAAGATGCAGCTTACAAGGAAGAAATTCTTCCAAATGCAGTCCGCCGTCGTGTTGCAGTCGAAATGGGTGCAAGTCAAAACTGGTACAAATATGTTGGTCTCGATGGTGCCGTTCTAGGTATTGATACCTTCGGAGCCTCTGCCCCAGCACCAAAAGTATTGGCAGAATATGGCTTTACTGTCGAAAATCTTGTAAAAGTTGTTCGAAATTTGAAATAA
- the yajC gene encoding preprotein translocase subunit YajC, whose protein sequence is MNPNITFLIMLVGMMALMFFMQRSQKKQAQKRMESLNKLQKGYEVITIGGLYGTVDEVDTEKGTIVLDVDGVYLTFELAAIKTVLPLKETASLEGAIEK, encoded by the coding sequence ATGAATCCAAATATTACTTTTTTAATCATGCTTGTAGGTATGATGGCCTTGATGTTCTTTATGCAACGTTCTCAAAAGAAACAAGCTCAAAAGCGTATGGAAAGCTTAAATAAACTACAAAAAGGCTATGAAGTGATTACAATCGGTGGACTTTATGGAACAGTCGATGAAGTAGATACGGAGAAGGGAACAATAGTTCTTGACGTAGATGGAGTTTACTTGACTTTTGAACTAGCTGCTATCAAGACAGTATTACCGCTGAAAGAAACAGCTTCACTAGAAGGCGCAATTGAAAAATAA
- a CDS encoding low molecular weight protein-tyrosine-phosphatase gives MKKLVFVCLGNICRSPMAEFVMKSMTDNYEIQSRATSSWEHGNPIHKGTQGIFQEYEIPYDKNKTSLQISKEDFEAFDYIIGMDASNISDLRQMCPVDCQDKIYSFSSESVPDPWYTGDFEETYRRVQEGCQAWLERLEKES, from the coding sequence ATGAAAAAATTAGTCTTTGTCTGTCTGGGAAATATTTGCCGTAGCCCTATGGCCGAGTTTGTTATGAAATCAATGACAGATAACTACGAAATCCAAAGTCGAGCAACTTCCTCTTGGGAACATGGCAATCCGATTCATAAGGGGACTCAGGGAATTTTTCAAGAGTATGAGATTCCTTATGACAAGAACAAGACATCGCTTCAGATTAGTAAGGAAGATTTTGAAGCCTTTGATTATATTATCGGAATGGACGCTTCAAATATTTCTGACTTACGTCAGATGTGTCCAGTAGACTGTCAAGATAAGATTTACTCATTTTCATCTGAAAGTGTTCCAGACCCTTGGTATACAGGAGATTTTGAAGAAACCTATCGACGTGTTCAAGAGGGCTGTCAAGCTTGGTTAGAACGTTTAGAAAAGGAGAGTTAA
- a CDS encoding MORN repeat-containing protein, translating to MENLTNFYEKYRVYLTRPRLELLAVVTIVFCAVLVFFLNIPGKGVLKLDNGTIVYDGSLVRGKMNGQGTITFQNGDQYTGGFNNGAFNGKGTFQSKEGWTYEGDFVNGQAEGKGKLTTEQEVVYEGTFKQGVFQQK from the coding sequence GTGGAAAATCTTACGAATTTTTACGAAAAGTATCGTGTCTATCTGACTCGTCCACGTTTAGAGCTTTTGGCAGTAGTTACCATTGTTTTCTGTGCTGTACTCGTCTTTTTTCTAAATATTCCAGGAAAAGGTGTCTTAAAACTCGATAATGGAACGATTGTTTATGATGGCAGTCTTGTCCGTGGTAAAATGAATGGCCAAGGTACCATTACCTTCCAAAATGGAGACCAATATACAGGTGGCTTCAACAATGGAGCCTTCAACGGAAAAGGTACCTTTCAATCTAAAGAAGGCTGGACCTACGAAGGTGATTTTGTAAATGGTCAGGCTGAAGGAAAAGGGAAACTAACAACAGAACAAGAAGTCGTTTATGAAGGAACTTTTAAACAAGGCGTTTTTCAACAAAAATAA